From one Culex quinquefasciatus strain JHB chromosome 3, VPISU_Cqui_1.0_pri_paternal, whole genome shotgun sequence genomic stretch:
- the LOC6037782 gene encoding uncharacterized protein LOC6037782, with protein sequence MTRNWGKCCGDEVDIIYYDERYREASMEVLRKSFFLNEAVCIGSEVNMDPQAQKDLEQLCLDVGRSGVSLLARHVATDRIVGVSFNVLQTPSAPGDLNYFESFRDDHCISPSSKSLMQYMITMDAKVDLFQQFGIDCLLEIMFLATLPEMEGKGVGTQLVASSIELAKLLKQGQATENLPQESIHKRPQLVSSLFTSRISQKVGKKNNFKEINEVPHSEFVFRGKTYSDRIGPDHPTSVLMIREI encoded by the exons ATGACCAGAAACTGGGGCAAGTGCTGCGGCGATGAGGTCGATATCATCTACTACGATGAACGATACCGGGAAGCATCGATGGAGGTGCTCCGGAAGTCGTTCTTCCTGAACGAGGCCGTCTGCATAGGCTCGGAGGTGAACATGGACCCGCAGGCTCAGAAAGACCTGGAGCAACTCTGTCTGGATGTAGGCCGCAGCGGAGTGTCTCTGTTGGCACGGCACGTGGCCACCGACCGGATCGTGGGAGTTTCGTTCAACGTGCTGCAG ACGCCCAGTGCACCGGGTGACCTCAACTACTTTGAGTCATTCCGCGACGATCATTGCATCTCGCCGAGCTCCAAGAGCCTGATGCAGTACATGATCACGATGGACGCCAAGGTGGATCTGTTTCAGCAGTTTGGAATCGATTGCCTGCTGGAGATCATGTTCCTTGCGACGTTACCCGAAATGGAGGGAAAGGGCGTTGGCACGCAACTGGTCGCGAGCTCAATCGAACTGGCGAAGCTGCTGAAGCAAGGTCAAGCAACGGAAAATCTCCCCCAGGAATCGATTCACAAACGACCCCAGCTAGTGTCGTCACTGTTTACGTCGAGAATCTCGCAGAAGGTGGGCAAAAAGAACAACTTTAAAGAAATCAACGAAGTCCCGCATTCCGAGTTTGTGTTTCGGGGCAAAACGTACAGCGATCGAATCGGACCCGATCATCCGACGTCCGTACTGATGATAAGAGAAATTTAA
- the LOC6037783 gene encoding ELMO domain-containing protein 2, with amino-acid sequence MLPPASSTKMVFKVFNFFYFLARPLLKWFLHRFTNLCELQRICYGCAPGALRTRKVQMSLELSRKPRIKQMVMILNELVSHEVDETFLKDEIHGRAIATVLQVKKINPKVHVDFPRSFGTCAEKIWGYKRLFWLVEQLRSTQYDCENDEHERKLLCLWKLLAGPEESLEGRVTNQWQSIGFQGDDPKTDFRGMGILGLDNLLYFAQEYNGTARHLLSHSHHPTHGYFFAIVGINLTSMAYHLLKSGAARIHFYNQPRLTVDMFHQFYCYLFFEFDRYWVECKPKSIMDFSWIQKNFEENVRKMLTNDSCSFKMNLSVENV; translated from the exons ATGCTACCACCAGCCAGCAGCACCAAGATGGTCTTCAAAGTGTTCAACTTTTTCTACTTCCTGGCGCGGCCACTGCTCAAGTGGTTCCTGCATCGCTTCACGAACCTTTGCGAGCTGCAGCGGATATGCTACGGCTGTGCCCCGGGCGCACTCCGCACCCGGAAGGTCCAGATGTCACTGGAACTGTCCCGCAAGCCACGCATCAAGCAGATGGTGATGATTCTGAACGAGCTGGTTAGCCACGAGGTGGACGAAACGTTCCTGAAGGATGAAATCCACGGCCGTGCCATTGCGACGGTGCTGCAGGTGAAGAAAATAAACCCAAAAGTCCACGTGGACTTTCCGCGGTCGTTCGGCACGTGCGCCGAAAAGATCTGGGGCTACAAGCGGCTGTTCTGGCTGGTGGAACAGCTGCGGAGTACTCAGTAtgattgcgaaaatgacgagcACGAGCGGAAGCTGCTCTGCCTGTGGAAGTTGCTGGCCGGACCGGAGGAAAGCCTGGAGGGCCGGGTGACGAACCAGTGGCAAAGCATTGGGTTTCAG GGAGACGACCCGAAGACGGACTTTCGCGGGATGGGCATCCTCGGACTCGACAACCTGCTGTACTTTGCCCAGGAGTATAATGGGACGGCGCGGCACCTGCTCTCACACTCGCACCATCCAACGCACGGCTACTTTTTCGCCATCGTTGGCATCAATCTCACCTCGATGGCGTACCACCTGTTGAAGTCCGGGGCGGCGAGGATCCACTTTTACAACCAACCCCGGCTTACGGTGGACATGTTTCATCAGTTTTACTGCTATTTGTTCTTCGAGTTCGATCGGTACTGGGTGGAGTGTAAGCCGAAGAGCATAATGGACTTTAGCTGGATCCAGAAGAACTTTGAggagaacgtacggaaaatgcTGACCAACGATAGCTGCAGTTTCAAGATGAATTTGTCGGTGGAAAAtgtttaa